In the genome of Ensifer adhaerens, one region contains:
- a CDS encoding sulfide:quinone oxidoreductase, producing MVHVVVLGAGLGGTIMAYELRDVLSRDDKVTVINRGDTYSFVPSNPWVAVGWREREEIEVDLKPVFARRDITLRPEGAARVHPAENRVELTTGESVSYDYLVIATGPDLAFDEIEGFGPGANTHSVCQIDHALAAKDEFQKLLKNPGPVVIGAVQGASCFGPAYEFAFILEKALRDAKIRDKVPMTFVTSEPYIGHLGLDGVGDTKGLLESEMRAHHIKWITNAKVEKFEPGKLFVDEINDDGSLKKKHEVPMAYTMMLPAFRGVPAVRGIEGLTNPRGFIVVDKHQRNPTYQNVFGIGVCIAIPPMGPTPVPVGVPKTGFMIESMVTATAHNIANLVAGRAPDAQGTWNAVCLADFGDGGVAFVAQPQIPPRNVNWSSSGKWVHLAKIGFEKYFLRKVRQGKSEPFYEKLALQVLGIDKLKEVKFD from the coding sequence ATGGTGCATGTCGTTGTTTTGGGGGCGGGGCTGGGTGGAACGATCATGGCCTATGAGTTGCGCGATGTGCTGTCGCGCGACGACAAGGTGACAGTGATCAATCGGGGCGACACCTATTCCTTCGTGCCGTCCAACCCGTGGGTAGCGGTGGGCTGGCGCGAGCGGGAGGAGATCGAGGTCGACCTCAAGCCCGTCTTTGCAAGGCGCGACATCACGCTTCGGCCGGAAGGAGCCGCCCGCGTCCATCCCGCCGAAAACCGTGTGGAACTGACGACGGGAGAGAGCGTATCCTATGACTATCTCGTGATTGCCACGGGACCGGACCTCGCATTCGACGAGATCGAGGGGTTCGGGCCGGGGGCGAATACGCATTCCGTCTGCCAGATCGATCATGCCCTGGCGGCCAAGGATGAGTTCCAGAAACTCCTGAAAAATCCTGGCCCGGTGGTCATCGGTGCGGTGCAGGGGGCGTCCTGCTTCGGCCCGGCCTACGAGTTTGCCTTCATCCTCGAAAAGGCGCTGCGGGACGCGAAGATCCGCGACAAGGTGCCAATGACCTTCGTCACCTCCGAACCCTATATCGGCCATCTCGGCCTTGATGGCGTGGGCGACACGAAGGGCCTGCTCGAAAGCGAGATGCGGGCGCATCACATCAAGTGGATCACCAATGCCAAGGTGGAGAAGTTCGAGCCGGGCAAGCTCTTCGTCGACGAGATCAACGATGACGGCTCGCTGAAGAAGAAGCATGAAGTGCCGATGGCCTATACGATGATGCTGCCGGCCTTTCGCGGCGTTCCAGCCGTGCGCGGCATCGAGGGACTGACGAACCCGCGCGGGTTCATCGTGGTCGACAAGCACCAGCGCAATCCGACCTATCAGAACGTGTTCGGCATTGGCGTCTGCATCGCGATCCCGCCGATGGGGCCGACGCCGGTTCCCGTCGGCGTGCCGAAGACGGGTTTCATGATCGAATCCATGGTCACCGCCACCGCGCACAATATCGCGAACCTGGTGGCGGGCCGTGCGCCCGATGCACAAGGAACGTGGAATGCCGTGTGCCTCGCCGATTTCGGCGATGGAGGCGTGGCCTTCGTGGCGCAGCCGCAGATCCCGCCGCGCAACGTCAACTGGTCGTCCTCCGGCAAATGGGTGCATCTGGCCAAGATCGGCTTCGAGAAATACTTCCTGCGCAAGGTCAGGCAGGGCAAGTCCGAGCCCTTCTATGAAAAGCTCGCTCTGCAGGTTCTGGGCATCGACAAGCTCAAGGAAGTGAAGTTCGACTAA
- a CDS encoding Peptidoglycan/xylan/chitin deacetylase, PgdA/CDA1 family, with amino-acid sequence MKTILALSILLAATPAVADTYTKQGLVEPKLRLTGKHDVPTVALTFDACMGATDPRILDTLISQHIPATIFVTHRWLRNNAQSYAQLRAHPDLFQIENHGENHIPAVDRPMDIYGIKTAGSPDAVRAEVEGGASAIAATGAPKPTWYRDATAVYSAEAIRQIRGMGYKIGGFSVNGDGGSLLGVDATVRSFESAKDGDVIIAHINQPTHKAGEGVVKGIEALKAKGYRFVRLGDVPTSEGKLAKTGG; translated from the coding sequence ATGAAAACGATCCTCGCACTCTCCATCCTTCTCGCCGCCACCCCGGCAGTGGCTGACACCTATACGAAACAGGGGCTCGTTGAACCGAAGCTTCGCCTGACGGGCAAGCATGACGTACCGACGGTGGCGCTGACCTTCGATGCCTGCATGGGGGCGACGGATCCGCGCATCCTCGACACGCTGATCAGCCAGCATATTCCGGCGACGATCTTCGTCACACATCGCTGGCTGAGGAACAATGCCCAGTCGTACGCGCAATTGCGGGCCCATCCCGATCTCTTCCAGATCGAGAACCACGGCGAGAACCATATTCCCGCAGTCGATCGCCCGATGGACATTTACGGTATCAAGACCGCCGGATCGCCAGACGCAGTGCGTGCCGAAGTCGAGGGCGGAGCCTCGGCGATTGCTGCGACGGGTGCGCCGAAGCCGACCTGGTATCGCGATGCAACGGCCGTCTACAGCGCCGAGGCGATCCGCCAGATCAGGGGCATGGGCTACAAGATTGGCGGTTTCTCCGTCAATGGCGACGGCGGTTCGCTGCTCGGCGTGGACGCCACCGTCCGGTCCTTCGAAAGTGCCAAGGACGGGGACGTGATCATCGCACATATCAACCAGCCGACGCACAAGGCCGGCGAGGGCGTGGTCAAGGGCATCGAGGCGCTGAAGGCGAAGGGGTATCGGTTCGTGCGGCTGGGGGATGTACCGACGAGCGAGGGGAAGCTGGCGAAGACGGGCGGCTGA
- a CDS encoding diguanylate cyclase (GGDEF) domain-containing protein codes for MNGASISLAEVEENLVRVGRAPFDAKIEAAFRDAAMHFRQMSARSAMAPTIVSYNLLLLADFTLLQDTLFLAVILHLFIISPALYGIFMLHRRIEGYYSSQALMMCIPLLIVLQLLYIFSLNDNFGASHYQYFISLAILFSVINRRPDFRVALFGSALMILCYVATVMVHPMPMNGKISGVVFAILSSYLALAVNVNFQRDARLAFLLRLREEVRFRAAEADAIHDPLTGLHNRRFVQEFARQFSDRIGLSETMSVILLDIDFFKRFNDFHGHGEGDACLRAVAGAIDRTLLPGEGTAVRYGGEEFLVLLPGSDGQQAALCAERIRAAVEAEAIHHGRSDVSDVVTISLGVAVGQPTVETFAALIATADEALYRAKAEGRNRVCTAWQQPETV; via the coding sequence ATGAACGGCGCTTCCATTTCGTTGGCTGAGGTCGAGGAAAACCTGGTCCGCGTGGGGAGGGCTCCCTTTGACGCCAAGATCGAAGCGGCATTCCGGGATGCAGCCATGCACTTTCGCCAAATGAGCGCGCGCTCGGCGATGGCTCCGACCATCGTGAGCTACAATCTGCTATTGCTCGCCGACTTTACGCTTCTTCAGGATACGCTCTTTCTGGCCGTGATCCTGCATCTTTTCATCATATCGCCGGCTCTGTACGGTATTTTCATGCTTCATCGGCGGATCGAAGGCTATTATTCCTCGCAAGCGTTGATGATGTGCATACCCCTTCTTATCGTCCTTCAGCTTCTTTACATCTTCAGCCTCAACGACAACTTCGGCGCCAGTCACTACCAGTACTTTATATCTCTGGCGATCCTGTTTTCTGTCATCAACAGGCGCCCGGATTTTCGGGTCGCGCTTTTTGGCTCCGCGCTTATGATCCTGTGCTACGTGGCCACCGTCATGGTTCATCCCATGCCGATGAACGGCAAGATATCCGGTGTCGTGTTTGCCATCCTTTCCAGCTATCTCGCCTTAGCCGTGAACGTCAATTTCCAGAGGGATGCGCGCCTTGCCTTTCTGCTGCGGTTACGAGAGGAAGTCCGTTTTCGGGCCGCCGAAGCAGATGCCATTCATGACCCGCTGACCGGCTTGCATAACCGGCGGTTTGTCCAGGAGTTCGCGAGACAGTTTTCCGACCGGATCGGTCTTTCCGAGACGATGTCGGTCATTCTGCTCGATATCGATTTTTTCAAGCGCTTCAACGACTTCCACGGTCATGGCGAAGGCGATGCCTGCCTGCGGGCTGTGGCCGGGGCAATCGACAGGACGCTGCTGCCGGGCGAGGGAACAGCCGTTCGCTATGGTGGCGAGGAGTTCCTGGTCCTGCTGCCGGGTTCAGACGGACAACAGGCTGCGCTTTGCGCGGAGCGTATTCGTGCGGCGGTGGAGGCGGAAGCGATCCATCATGGCCGCAGCGATGTCTCGGATGTCGTCACCATCAGCCTTGGCGTGGCTGTGGGGCAGCCCACGGTGGAAACATTTGCCGCGCTGATTGCGACCGCAGACGAAGCGCTCTACCGCGCAAAAGCCGAAGGGCGCAATCGCGTCTGCACCGCATGGCAGCAGCCTGAAACGGTTTGA